TTCGACAGCGGCCCGATCCCCAGCCACCGAACCCGCCCTTCGAGCCCCTCAAAGACCTCACTCACCGCCGCCACAACATCCGACTCCTGCGGAGGCACGTCCGCCGGACACATCCCACCGACGACATATCCCCGCCGATTCCCAAGATCGGCCCCCGCCACCACGCGAACATCCGACCGCCCCGCCACATCCAGCAACCACCGCACAAACCGAGCCCGCTCCCCCGCGAACTCATCACTAGTCACCACCAACACCAACTCAGGCACCAACCGAGCCGCCACCACCAACGCCACACTGTCATCCGGATCCCCACCAGCATCCGTATCAATAACCATCGGCGCCCGCGCAATCGACGATGCCACTTGGGTGGTCAGCTCAACGCCTCGTCCAGCCAAGTCATGAAAGCGGGATAGTCAGCCGATGCCGACATTGCGATCTCAACGCCGTCGGCGCTCAGGCTCATCCGCGCGATGGAGTCCAGCGCGACGCGCTCCCGAACAAATCGAACCCCTGGCCAGAGCAGCGCGGCCGCCAGCGTGAGCGCGTCGTGCTGCATGGATCCTGGGTACTTCGCCGTCCAGCGGTCGAGGTGCTCGCGCAGGACCCGCTCCCACGGCCGCGCGTCCGGACGACCCCAGCGTTGGTAGAGCGCGGACTCCCGGGTGATCTCGATCGCCGGGTTGAACGTCACGTCCGACAGCACGAACGACGGATTCCAACGCTCCAGCTCCGGCACCATCCGGATGGCAGCCTCCGCGTCCACCCGGAAGTTGTGCTCGGCCCGCGACGGATCCCGATAGTTGATCGCGCCGCCCATCTGCGTAACAGCCATCCGCGGTACCAGTACCGGCGCCTCGCGCTGCAGCCGCCCGAGGTTCGACAGCGGCCCCATGCCGACCCAGCGAATCCGTCCCTCGATTCCCGAACAGACCTCGTCGATCACACCGACCACATCGTTGTCCTGCCGAGGTACGTCAGCAGGACAGACCCCGTCCATCACCCACATCCGCCTGTTCCCCAGATCAGAGCCGGCCACGACGCGTACATCGGGCCGTCCGACCAGATCCAGCATGTACCGCACGAGCCGGGCCCGCTCCCCGCCGTACTCGTCGCTGGTCACCACCAACCGCAACTCCGGCACTCGTCGAGCCGCCACCACCAATGCCACCGTGTCATCCGGATCCCCACCCAGATCGGTGTCGATGATCATCGGCGCCTTCGCGATCGCCGGCACGCCCACCCGCGGCGGAGGCCCGTCCTGCAGCATCGCGTCCGCCATGTCCTCGAACCCTTCAAAGCCCGCGGTCGTCCCGGCGAGGGCCATCCAGTCGCCCTCCGGATCGCTTCCCTTCCCGCCGCCCATCACTACCTCCGCTTGCCCGAGTCGAGTTCAGAACATTCTCTACGAAGACCGTCTTGTCCCCGTCGCTGGCACACTGCTCGTACGCCGACCAGACCGACTCACGCGCGGCCTCAGGGACCTGCGCCCGGTCGAGAGCCTTCTGGAGCAGGTCGGCCTGCTTCTTGTCGGCACGATGCACGAACGAGTCGAGGAGCTCCGCCAGCCGTGGATCGGTGGATCCGCCGCTGATCCAGGCGCGGATCTCCATCCGGTACCGGTGTGCCCAGTCGTCCAGCCAGGCACGGTAGTTGCCTCCGGCATCACGCACTCTCGCGACGTCTCCCGCGAGGTCGGCAACCGCATGGAGGTTCATCACCTTGACACCTTCACGCACCGGAAGGTGCCGGAGTCGCGGTGAGATCCGGCCACGGCTCAGTCCGTCCAGCAGCGCCGGCTGATTGCGTTGACCGGTCTGCTCAGGGCCGGCGGAACCGATTCGGACCGGACTGGACATCGGCCCGTCGAAGAGCTCCTCGATGCTGTTGAGCGCGAGCTGATGCGCGAACGTCTTGGAAACGTCCTCCGGCAGTTCGTAGAGCGGCAGACCGCCCCGCCCTTCGGTAGCCGTCAGGTGTACTTCGTACCCCTGTTTGCTCCCCGGATGTGGATCGTACGGCGGTGCGCCGTGAAATGCGTATCGCCCGGTGAACTTCGTCTCCGGATACACCGCCGACAGGAGCTCTTGCACCGTGCCCTTGTAGCTCGTGTCGAACACGCTCACCCGGCTGCCCGGCCGACCGACCGGCACCCGACGCATCTGCAAGTAGTCTCTCAGCACCTGGAAACCACCGACCGTGTCCGCCGGATCCACACGCGATGCGACCCGTCGGAATCCGTCGACCTGCGGGAACGTCATCCCCTGGTGGTTCTCGAGATCCTGCAGTGCGTTCTCTACCAGGGCCCGCGACACAACCAGGTTCGAGCAGTTCTGCTGGATGAAGTCGTGATCGAGCATCCTCATCGCGAACGCGAGGTGGTGGCCGTCACGGCCCAGACCGAGGATGCGGTCGGTACGACGGGAGCCGACATCCGCGCGGAGATCGGCCAGCATGTCGTCGGCCACCCGCACCATCAACGGCGCCGGGAACTCGTAGGCGACGAGATAGGCGTCCTGCAGTGTGGCCAGGTGGGCTGGATCGGTGATGCCCAGCTTCGTCCCGGTCAGCCGCGCCAGCTGCTTACCACGTCGCCGTACCGAGTCAGTCGCCATTGCTCAAGTACGCCACAGTCAGCGTATGCCCCGCGGAAGTTATCCACAGGCGGCAGGACGGGGACGCCGGCTCGCGTCCCCGTCCTGGTGAGATCAGCGGGCCATTGGGCGGCCGGCTGGTGTTGCTACTGGGGGTGCGATGGCTGCGGCTTCTTCGTCGATGTCTACTACGGCGCCGCTGAACTGGGCGTTGTAGAGGCGGGCGTAGGCGCCGTTCACTGCCAGGAGCTCGCGGTGGTTGCCTTGTTCGACGATGGCGCCGTCTTCCATGACGAGGATCAGG
This Kribbella sp. NBC_00482 DNA region includes the following protein-coding sequences:
- a CDS encoding nucleoside hydrolase is translated as MGGGKGSDPEGDWMALAGTTAGFEGFEDMADAMLQDGPPPRVGVPAIAKAPMIIDTDLGGDPDDTVALVVAARRVPELRLVVTSDEYGGERARLVRYMLDLVGRPDVRVVAGSDLGNRRMWVMDGVCPADVPRQDNDVVGVIDEVCSGIEGRIRWVGMGPLSNLGRLQREAPVLVPRMAVTQMGGAINYRDPSRAEHNFRVDAEAAIRMVPELERWNPSFVLSDVTFNPAIEITRESALYQRWGRPDARPWERVLREHLDRWTAKYPGSMQHDALTLAAALLWPGVRFVRERVALDSIARMSLSADGVEIAMSASADYPAFMTWLDEALS